One Calditrichia bacterium DNA window includes the following coding sequences:
- a CDS encoding tryptophanase, which yields MQFPSEPFRIKVVEPIRRTTREEREKLIRTAGFNVFAIPADAIYVDLLTDSGTSAMSDNQWAGMMLGDESYAGSKNYYHFEETVHDIFGFKHIIPTHQGRVAENLLFSTILEKGMIIPNNIHFDTTRANVEYNGGVAMDLVIDVAYDTEQFHPFKGNMDLEKLEKVIKMNGVNKIPLVMMTITNNSGGGQPVSLANIRAVRKLLNEYNIPLFFDACRFAENCFLIKEREAEYRNHSIKEIAQEIFSLGDGCTMSAKKDGLVNIGGFIGMNDDALAEKITNRLILIEGFSTYGGLAGRDLEAIARGLKEVLDEDYLHYRISQVRNLGQMLHDEGVPILKPIGGHAVYLNARKFLPHIPQSEFPAQALTVALYREAGIRAVEIGSLMFGHTDPETGKTVHPELELVRLAIPRRVYTTMHMNYVAESIAKIFNEREKIKGLRIVSESPVLRHFTARLAEIG from the coding sequence ATGCAATTTCCTTCCGAACCCTTCCGCATTAAAGTTGTTGAACCCATCCGGCGCACCACCCGCGAAGAACGCGAAAAGCTGATTCGCACAGCGGGATTCAACGTATTCGCTATTCCCGCAGATGCCATTTACGTTGATTTGCTGACCGATAGCGGCACTTCGGCGATGAGCGATAACCAGTGGGCCGGCATGATGCTCGGCGATGAATCCTACGCCGGGAGCAAAAATTATTATCATTTTGAAGAGACCGTCCACGATATTTTTGGCTTCAAACATATTATCCCAACCCATCAGGGGCGTGTTGCGGAAAACCTGCTGTTTTCCACCATTCTGGAAAAAGGGATGATCATTCCCAACAACATCCATTTCGATACTACCCGCGCAAATGTGGAATACAACGGTGGTGTGGCGATGGATCTGGTGATCGACGTGGCATACGACACGGAGCAATTCCACCCGTTCAAAGGCAATATGGATCTGGAAAAGCTGGAAAAAGTGATCAAAATGAACGGCGTTAATAAAATTCCACTGGTGATGATGACCATCACCAACAATTCCGGCGGTGGGCAGCCGGTATCGCTGGCCAACATCCGGGCAGTGCGTAAGCTGCTCAACGAATACAACATCCCGCTGTTTTTTGATGCCTGCCGCTTTGCGGAAAACTGTTTTCTGATAAAGGAACGCGAGGCGGAATACCGCAATCATTCCATAAAAGAAATTGCGCAGGAAATTTTTTCGCTCGGCGACGGTTGCACGATGAGCGCGAAAAAGGATGGATTGGTGAATATCGGCGGATTTATCGGCATGAACGACGATGCGCTGGCGGAAAAAATCACCAATCGCCTGATTTTGATCGAGGGATTTTCCACCTACGGCGGATTGGCCGGACGCGATCTGGAAGCCATCGCCCGTGGGCTGAAAGAAGTGCTGGATGAAGATTATCTGCACTATCGCATCAGTCAGGTGCGCAATTTAGGGCAAATGCTCCACGATGAAGGCGTGCCGATTCTCAAACCGATTGGCGGACATGCCGTTTACCTGAACGCCCGAAAATTTTTGCCGCACATTCCGCAAAGCGAATTCCCGGCGCAGGCGCTCACTGTCGCGCTCTATCGCGAAGCGGGCATCCGCGCGGTGGAAATCGGCAGCCTGATGTTCGGACACACCGATCCCGAAACCGGCAAAACCGTTCACCCGGAACTGGAACTGGTGCGATTGGCTATTCCGCGACGCGTGTACACCACGATGCACATGAATTACGTGGCGGAATCAATCGCAAAAATTTTCAACGAAAGGGAAAAAATTAAGGGATTGCGGATTGTGAGTGAGTCGCCGGTGTTGCGCCATTTTACGGCGCGGCTGGCGGAAATTGGTTGA
- a CDS encoding M1 family metallopeptidase: MPVVQIQKWMKIMVIFSLIAMSGCTDNAAPETLRDPHSFAHADEVVMTHLDWDAAIDFAEHRIVAKASIHVKNKTGAKRLFFDSRDLTIDKITLGEDEIETTFSIGETIEYMGQELAIDILPETKIVHVYYSSAPEAAALQWLTAEQTAGKKHPFLFSQSQAILARTWIPCQDSPGIRFTYNARVKTDPELLALMSASNPTEKSADGVYEFTMAQPIPAYLLAIAVGDVEFRSLGARSGVYAEPSVIAKAAYEFADTEKMIEAAEKLYGPYRWDRYDMIVLPPSFPFGGMENPRLTFATPTILAGDRSLVALVAHELAHSWSGNLVTSATWNDFWLNEGFTSYFENRIMEEVYGESYARMLAQLSYQDAMRDVKQLGANSPDTHLKLNLAGRDPDDTASGIVYDKGALFLVLLEKTFGREKWDPFLRGYFDKFAFQTMTSEGFVKYLRENLIKGDKELEEKLKIDQWVYGPGLPDNAPVPQSDEFAKVEAQIANWTGGTPAAKLDTNGWTTHHWLHFLRNLPKELSTAQLQDLDNAFKFTQSGNSEIACLWLEHAVNNNYTPAYDRLDDYLSQIGRRKLVLPLYTALAKTPEGLERARKIYATARAGYHPVTYATIDQILKK, translated from the coding sequence CCGCACCGGAAACCCTGCGTGATCCGCATTCCTTTGCGCATGCCGATGAAGTTGTGATGACCCATCTGGATTGGGACGCCGCTATCGATTTTGCGGAACACCGGATTGTGGCGAAAGCCAGCATTCATGTCAAAAACAAAACCGGCGCGAAACGGCTGTTTTTCGACTCCCGCGATTTGACGATCGATAAAATAACCCTCGGTGAAGATGAAATTGAAACCACATTTTCGATCGGCGAAACCATCGAATACATGGGTCAGGAGCTGGCAATCGACATTCTGCCGGAAACAAAAATAGTGCATGTGTACTATTCATCTGCGCCGGAAGCTGCAGCATTGCAATGGTTAACTGCTGAACAAACTGCCGGGAAAAAGCACCCGTTTTTGTTCAGCCAGTCGCAGGCTATTTTGGCGCGAACCTGGATTCCCTGCCAGGATAGCCCGGGGATCCGTTTTACATACAATGCCCGCGTAAAAACCGATCCGGAATTGTTGGCGTTGATGAGCGCCTCAAATCCCACCGAAAAAAGCGCAGACGGCGTTTACGAATTCACAATGGCACAGCCGATTCCCGCATATTTGCTGGCTATTGCCGTTGGCGATGTGGAATTTCGGTCGCTTGGCGCACGGAGCGGCGTTTATGCGGAGCCATCCGTGATCGCCAAAGCCGCTTACGAATTTGCCGATACCGAAAAAATGATCGAAGCTGCCGAAAAATTATACGGCCCGTATCGCTGGGATCGTTACGATATGATTGTGCTGCCGCCCAGTTTTCCGTTTGGCGGGATGGAAAATCCCCGGCTCACCTTTGCAACGCCCACCATTTTGGCCGGCGATCGCTCGCTGGTTGCGCTCGTTGCCCATGAACTGGCGCACAGCTGGTCAGGAAATTTGGTTACCAGCGCAACGTGGAACGATTTTTGGCTCAACGAAGGCTTTACTTCGTATTTCGAAAATCGAATAATGGAAGAAGTTTACGGAGAATCGTATGCTCGAATGCTTGCCCAATTGAGTTATCAGGATGCGATGCGAGATGTCAAGCAGCTTGGCGCGAACAGTCCGGACACCCACCTCAAACTAAATTTAGCCGGACGCGACCCGGATGATACCGCAAGTGGTATTGTTTACGACAAAGGTGCGCTTTTTTTGGTGCTGCTCGAAAAAACATTCGGGCGGGAAAAATGGGATCCGTTTTTGCGCGGCTATTTCGACAAATTTGCGTTCCAAACCATGACATCCGAAGGATTTGTGAAATATCTGCGGGAAAACCTCATCAAGGGTGATAAAGAATTAGAGGAAAAACTAAAGATCGATCAATGGGTGTACGGACCCGGATTGCCGGACAACGCACCGGTGCCGCAATCGGATGAATTCGCCAAAGTTGAAGCTCAAATTGCAAACTGGACCGGCGGCACACCCGCCGCAAAATTGGACACCAACGGCTGGACTACCCACCACTGGCTGCATTTTCTGCGAAATTTGCCCAAAGAATTGAGCACTGCACAACTGCAGGATTTGGACAATGCGTTCAAATTTACCCAATCCGGTAATTCCGAAATTGCATGTTTGTGGCTGGAACATGCTGTAAATAATAACTATACGCCCGCATACGATCGGCTGGACGATTACCTCTCGCAAATTGGTCGCCGCAAATTGGTGCTGCCGTTATACACTGCGCTCGCCAAAACCCCGGAAGGGCTGGAACGTGCCCGCAAAATTTATGCGACCGCCCGCGCCGGTTATCACCCGGTAACGTATGCGACAATTGATCAAATTTTGAAAAAGTAG
- a CDS encoding S9 family peptidase, with amino-acid sequence MKLFLLMLTMLLFLGFSISAQQIKYPETQKGDVVEDYHGTQVADPYRWLEDLDSDETRAWVAAQNAVTFGYLEKIEAREQLKKRLTELWNYPKYGLPFKRGDRYFFSKNDGLQNQYVYYSVKSLDDENPTVFIDPNTFSEDGTVALKDLQFSKDGKLAMYATSASGSDWQTFRVKNVATGEDLADKLEWIKFSTAAWLPDHSGFFYSRYAAPKEGDEFEQSNKNMKLYFHKIGTLQSDDALIYERPDNPDMGFWPGVTDDGRFLVLNVWTGSARVNRLYYKDLQSENSDIVKLLDANDASYNFVGNTGTEFYIQTDLDAPNARLISIDVANPAKENWKTLIPESKAVLSSAQIVNNQFVVSAMVDARDRLTVHELDGSLVNEINLPTIGSVGSISGEREDSEMFYSFTSFTYPTSIFRYDFKTGTSEVFRSPEIDFDASEYVVKQEFYPSKDGTKVPMFIVHRKDLAMDGSNPAYLYAYGGFKISMTPAFSISNLVWLEMGGVYAMPNLRGGGEYGEDWHQAGMLEKKQNVFDDFIAAGEYLIEKGYTSSEKLAIAGGSNGGLLTGACLSQRPDLFGAAIVAVGVLDMLRYHKFTIGWAWASEYGSSDNPEQFDFLYKYSPLHNLKPGTHYPATLITTADHDDRVVPGHSYKFAAALQAAQGGDKPTLIRIETKAGHGAGKPTSKIIEEAADKWAFLMKVLDVKPKPKLLN; translated from the coding sequence ATGAAGCTGTTTTTATTGATGTTAACGATGTTGTTATTTCTCGGTTTTTCCATTTCAGCGCAGCAAATTAAATATCCGGAAACGCAAAAAGGCGACGTGGTAGAAGATTATCACGGAACGCAGGTTGCCGATCCGTATCGCTGGCTGGAAGATTTGGACAGCGACGAAACCCGGGCATGGGTAGCGGCGCAAAATGCGGTCACTTTCGGTTATCTGGAGAAAATCGAAGCCCGCGAACAGCTCAAAAAGCGGCTCACCGAGCTGTGGAATTATCCCAAATACGGGCTGCCGTTCAAACGCGGCGATCGCTATTTTTTCAGCAAAAACGACGGGTTGCAGAACCAGTATGTCTATTATTCGGTGAAATCGCTGGATGATGAAAATCCCACTGTTTTTATCGATCCGAACACGTTTTCGGAGGACGGCACGGTTGCGCTGAAAGATTTGCAGTTCAGTAAAGACGGCAAACTGGCGATGTACGCGACCAGCGCCAGCGGCTCCGATTGGCAAACTTTCCGCGTCAAAAATGTGGCAACCGGCGAAGATTTGGCGGACAAACTGGAGTGGATCAAATTCAGCACGGCGGCGTGGCTGCCCGATCACAGCGGTTTTTTTTACAGCCGCTACGCCGCGCCAAAAGAGGGCGACGAGTTCGAGCAATCCAACAAAAATATGAAATTGTATTTCCACAAAATCGGCACACTGCAATCGGATGATGCGCTAATTTACGAACGTCCGGACAACCCGGACATGGGCTTTTGGCCGGGCGTAACGGATGACGGGCGCTTTTTGGTGCTGAATGTCTGGACAGGCTCTGCCCGCGTTAACCGGCTGTATTATAAAGATTTACAATCCGAGAATAGCGATATCGTGAAGTTGCTGGATGCCAACGATGCATCGTATAATTTTGTCGGGAACACCGGCACGGAATTTTATATTCAAACCGATCTGGACGCGCCGAATGCCCGGTTGATCAGCATCGACGTCGCCAATCCCGCCAAAGAAAATTGGAAAACGTTGATTCCCGAAAGCAAAGCAGTGCTTTCATCCGCTCAAATTGTCAACAACCAATTTGTGGTCAGCGCGATGGTGGATGCGCGGGATCGGCTGACCGTTCACGAACTGGACGGCTCATTGGTGAACGAAATCAATTTGCCGACCATCGGCAGCGTTGGCAGCATTTCCGGCGAACGCGAGGACAGCGAGATGTTTTATTCGTTCACTTCGTTCACTTATCCGACATCAATTTTCCGATACGATTTCAAAACCGGCACATCAGAAGTTTTCCGCTCGCCGGAAATCGATTTTGACGCATCGGAATATGTGGTGAAGCAGGAATTTTATCCCAGCAAAGATGGCACAAAAGTGCCGATGTTCATCGTTCACCGAAAAGATTTGGCGATGGACGGCAGCAATCCGGCATACCTTTATGCCTACGGCGGATTCAAAATCAGCATGACACCGGCGTTTTCGATCAGCAATTTGGTGTGGTTGGAAATGGGCGGCGTTTACGCGATGCCGAATTTGCGGGGCGGCGGCGAATACGGCGAGGATTGGCATCAGGCCGGCATGCTGGAAAAAAAGCAAAATGTGTTCGATGATTTTATCGCCGCAGGCGAATATTTGATCGAAAAAGGCTACACATCCAGCGAAAAACTGGCGATTGCCGGCGGTTCGAACGGCGGGTTGCTCACCGGCGCGTGCCTCTCTCAACGCCCGGATTTGTTCGGCGCAGCGATTGTCGCAGTGGGTGTTCTGGACATGTTGCGCTATCACAAATTCACCATCGGTTGGGCGTGGGCCAGCGAATACGGCTCGTCCGATAATCCCGAACAATTTGATTTTCTCTACAAATATTCGCCTTTGCACAATTTGAAACCGGGCACGCACTATCCGGCAACGCTGATTACCACTGCCGATCACGACGACCGCGTTGTGCCGGGACATTCCTATAAATTTGCCGCTGCGTTGCAGGCTGCGCAGGGCGGCGACAAACCGACGCTCATCCGCATCGAAACGAAAGCGGGACACGGCGCGGGCAAACCGACCAGCAAAATTATCGAGGAAGCGGCAGACAAATGGGCATTTTTGATGAAAGTGCTCGATGTAAAACCGAAGCCTAAACTGTTGAATTAA
- a CDS encoding cation:proton antiporter yields MAEGGFFYQAFVYLTAAVISVPIAKRLGLGSVLGYLIAGVIIGPFVMGLIGEEGQDVMHFAEFGVVMMLFLIGLELQPALLWSLRVPILGLGGFQVLLTTLAAMGISIAFGLSWQMALAMGLTLAMSSTAIVLQTLNEKGLMKTSGGQNAFSVLLFQDIAVIPILAILPLLAMKSVAAGAAADDAHHAGTWVDGLPIWGQTLAVLGVVALIILAGKFLISPAFRQIANTRLRELFTAAALLLVIGIAMLMTKVGLSAALGTFLAGVVLAQSEYRHELETDIEPFKGLLLGLFFIAVGASIDFNLIADNPLMILGLVAGLIALKFAVLFVIGKFFKMGLDNNLLFAFALAQGGEFAFVLFSFALQHNVMTPEVANPMIAVVALTMALTPLLMALNEKLLLPRFGTKESAEKSADAIDEKNKVIIAGFGRVGSTIGRLLQANGVQATFLDIDPDNVDLLRKMGLKVFYGDASRQDLLHAAGAHDAELLIIAVDNPEKSLDIVHTAKKHFPHLTIMARSRGWNDAYQLIDAGISDVYRETLDSALRMGADALAKLDFRKYQTQRSVKTFRKHDEKYLHELATMHHDRKALIRGARQRIQDLERLILDELDNVGKNKDLGWDPTTLIEEFGNRPPEPEKD; encoded by the coding sequence ATGGCAGAAGGTGGATTTTTTTATCAGGCATTTGTGTATCTCACGGCAGCGGTCATTTCGGTGCCGATTGCCAAACGGCTGGGTTTGGGCTCGGTTTTGGGCTACCTGATTGCCGGGGTTATCATCGGTCCTTTTGTAATGGGATTGATTGGCGAAGAAGGTCAGGATGTGATGCACTTCGCTGAATTTGGCGTGGTGATGATGCTGTTCCTCATCGGGCTGGAATTGCAACCCGCATTATTATGGAGTTTGCGCGTCCCGATTCTCGGATTGGGCGGATTTCAGGTTTTGCTCACAACGCTGGCAGCGATGGGCATTTCCATCGCATTCGGGCTGAGCTGGCAGATGGCGCTGGCAATGGGATTAACGCTGGCAATGTCTTCAACTGCAATTGTGCTGCAAACCCTCAACGAAAAAGGATTGATGAAAACCAGCGGCGGGCAGAATGCATTTTCTGTACTGCTGTTTCAGGATATTGCGGTGATTCCCATTTTGGCGATCTTGCCGCTACTGGCGATGAAATCCGTAGCTGCCGGCGCTGCCGCAGATGATGCGCATCACGCCGGCACTTGGGTGGACGGACTGCCAATCTGGGGGCAAACGCTGGCTGTTTTGGGCGTTGTTGCGCTGATTATTCTCGCTGGAAAATTTTTGATTTCACCAGCGTTCCGGCAAATTGCCAACACCCGGTTGCGGGAATTGTTCACCGCTGCGGCGTTGTTGCTGGTTATCGGCATTGCCATGCTGATGACAAAAGTGGGATTGAGCGCAGCGCTCGGCACGTTTTTGGCCGGCGTTGTGCTGGCCCAAAGCGAGTATCGCCACGAATTGGAAACCGATATCGAGCCATTCAAAGGGCTGCTGCTGGGGTTGTTTTTTATCGCCGTCGGCGCATCCATCGATTTTAATTTGATCGCAGATAACCCGTTGATGATATTGGGCTTAGTCGCCGGATTGATCGCGCTGAAATTTGCGGTGTTATTTGTCATCGGCAAATTTTTCAAAATGGGATTGGACAACAACCTGCTGTTCGCATTTGCACTGGCGCAGGGCGGCGAATTCGCGTTCGTGCTATTTTCATTCGCGCTGCAGCACAATGTGATGACGCCGGAAGTTGCCAATCCGATGATCGCAGTCGTCGCACTCACAATGGCGCTGACGCCGTTGCTGATGGCGCTCAACGAAAAATTGCTCCTGCCGAGATTCGGCACTAAAGAATCTGCCGAAAAAAGCGCCGATGCCATCGATGAAAAAAACAAAGTGATCATCGCCGGATTTGGCAGGGTTGGCAGCACCATCGGGCGACTGCTGCAGGCCAACGGCGTGCAGGCAACTTTTCTCGATATCGATCCGGATAATGTGGATTTGCTCCGCAAAATGGGGCTGAAAGTATTTTACGGCGATGCCTCGCGGCAGGATTTGTTGCACGCCGCCGGCGCACACGATGCCGAACTGCTGATCATCGCGGTGGATAATCCCGAAAAATCGCTCGACATTGTGCACACCGCCAAAAAACATTTCCCGCACCTCACCATTATGGCGCGCAGCCGTGGCTGGAACGATGCGTATCAACTCATCGATGCGGGCATCAGCGATGTTTATCGCGAAACGCTCGATTCCGCGCTGCGAATGGGCGCGGATGCGTTGGCAAAACTCGATTTTCGCAAATACCAAACCCAACGCAGCGTCAAAACATTTCGCAAACACGACGAAAAATATCTGCACGAACTGGCGACTATGCATCACGACCGGAAAGCATTAATTCGCGGCGCACGACAGCGGATTCAGGATTTGGAACGCCTGATTTTGGATGAGCTGGATAACGTCGGTAAAAACAAGGATTTAGGCTGGGATCCGACAACGCTGATCGAGGAATTTGGCAATCGACCGCCGGAACCGGAAAAAGATTGA